GCCACCACGGCCTCTCGGAGGGCTTCCTTGAGGGTGCGATGGCCGGCAAGGCTCCGCAGGCGTTTGAGGGCATAGCGGCCGATGTTGACTCCGTCCCGCACACTGTAGGGTTCTCCATGGCGGTGGGCGGCCTGGAGAAAGGTCACCAGGTAGTTCAGGAGGTCTTCCTCGGCGAAGGGTAGATTGGCCCTCAGGATCTCCCTTTCCTCCTCCGCCTCCGGAAAATCCACGTAGATGATGGGCTTAAGGCGGGAGTCGATATATTCCGGAAGATCGAAGGTGGAGGCGTCCTCGTTCATGGTCACGCAGAGCCGGAAATCCGGGTGGGCTTTAATCTTGACCCCGGCCACGATGGATTCCACATAGCGCCGGGCGTCAAGGAGAGGGGCCAGAGAGGCCCAGCTCTTCTCGCTCATGCGGTTGGCCTCGTCGATGATGGCCACTCCCCCGCGAATCATGGCCGTGACGAT
This portion of the Thermosulfurimonas marina genome encodes:
- a CDS encoding AAA family ATPase; amino-acid sequence: MEKVTLEGVTLHLAHPDELPLVCVGQEDILGQILAAWMVVDERDLPLNPRLVGKPGAGKTTLAYAAAKRLGREVYIFQATVDTRPEDLLVTPVISEEGRIKYMASPIVTAMIRGGVAIIDEANRMSEKSWASLAPLLDARRYVESIVAGVKIKAHPDFRLCVTMNEDASTFDLPEYIDSRLKPIIYVDFPEAEEEREILRANLPFAEEDLLNYLVTFLQAAHRHGEPYSVRDGVNIGRYALKRLRSLAGHRTLKEALREAVVAVLGPEALNYFPGEERSQPSRLRPV